From the genome of Scytonema hofmannii PCC 7110, one region includes:
- a CDS encoding HlyD family efflux transporter periplasmic adaptor subunit has product MANPSNNSSSIFSPSDDRQRTDTVSNSVKEHHPVEDRANDWSYGTEELLDALPKRWTRSLLYMLVVFSAIALPWAMFSKVDETGSARGRIEPLGAAQRLDTQVSGSIIAVKVKEGESVKAGQVLVELESDVLKTDLQQTRAKLEGQQNRLAQLHLLKNQLLLAISVQQQQNQSQELEKIAQVNQAKQNLDAKQSTYNLQKLEKLALVDQAKQNLISSQTVYQLAKTRWSRDLKEVQRYHKLLQKGAIPEIKIVELKKAAEESQRLHEQTQSDIKQAQLRLAEEHNRYQAIIRQAQADIEQAKLRLAEQQSSYKSVLHTGRLALLKNQEQLKDLQTQITSLQSEIAQTNSQITSLKLQLEQRVVKSPVDGVIFELPIEKPGAVVQPGEMIAQIAPKDTPFVLRASIPSQNSGFLKVGNKVKIKFDAYPFQDYGTVSGRVSRISPDSKIQDTNEGKMETFELDITLDSSDIQAGNLRIPLTPGQTATAEVITRQRRVIDFILDPFKKLQKGGLEL; this is encoded by the coding sequence ATGGCTAATCCATCTAATAATTCATCATCAATATTCTCTCCATCTGACGATCGACAAAGAACCGATACTGTCTCTAATTCAGTTAAGGAACATCATCCTGTAGAAGATCGCGCCAATGATTGGTCTTACGGTACTGAGGAACTTTTAGATGCTTTACCAAAACGTTGGACTCGCTCTTTGCTGTATATGCTTGTGGTCTTTAGTGCGATCGCTTTACCTTGGGCGATGTTCTCAAAAGTGGATGAGACGGGAAGTGCTAGAGGACGTATTGAACCATTAGGCGCAGCGCAAAGATTAGATACTCAAGTCAGTGGAAGTATCATTGCGGTTAAAGTCAAAGAAGGAGAGTCAGTAAAAGCAGGACAGGTTTTAGTCGAACTGGAATCGGATGTCCTAAAAACCGATTTGCAACAGACACGCGCAAAGCTCGAAGGACAACAAAATCGGCTGGCGCAGCTGCATTTACTCAAAAACCAACTGCTACTGGCAATTAGTGTCCAACAACAACAAAACCAATCTCAGGAATTAGAAAAGATTGCCCAAGTTAATCAAGCAAAGCAAAACTTGGATGCAAAACAGAGTACCTATAACTTACAAAAATTGGAGAAACTCGCTTTAGTTGACCAAGCAAAGCAAAACCTGATTTCTAGCCAGACTGTCTATCAATTAGCTAAAACTCGTTGGAGTCGGGATTTAAAAGAAGTCCAACGCTATCACAAACTTTTACAAAAGGGCGCAATTCCCGAAATCAAAATTGTGGAACTGAAAAAAGCAGCAGAAGAAAGCCAACGATTGCACGAGCAAACTCAATCGGATATTAAACAAGCTCAGTTGCGTCTAGCTGAAGAGCACAACCGCTATCAGGCGATTATACGCCAAGCACAAGCAGATATTGAACAAGCAAAACTGAGACTTGCTGAGCAACAAAGCAGTTATAAAAGTGTGCTTCATACTGGTAGGCTGGCTCTGTTGAAAAATCAGGAACAACTCAAAGATCTGCAAACACAAATAACTAGCTTGCAATCTGAGATTGCTCAAACAAACAGCCAGATAACATCCTTAAAGCTTCAGTTAGAGCAGCGAGTTGTTAAATCTCCTGTGGATGGAGTGATTTTTGAGTTACCTATTGAGAAGCCAGGAGCCGTAGTACAACCAGGTGAGATGATAGCCCAAATAGCTCCCAAAGACACTCCTTTTGTACTTAGAGCCTCTATACCCAGCCAAAATAGTGGTTTCTTAAAAGTAGGAAATAAAGTAAAAATTAAGTTTGATGCCTATCCTTTTCAGGATTACGGAACAGTATCCGGACGCGTCAGTAGAATTTCACCAGACTCCAAAATTCAGGATACAAATGAAGGCAAAATGGAAACTTTTGAATTGGATATTACTCTAGATTCGTCTGATATCCAAGCTGGTAATCTACGTATTCCTTTAACTCCCGGTCAGACAGCGACAGCAGAAGTCATTACTCGACAACGCCGGGTGATTGATTTTATCTTAGACCCATTTAAGAAGCTACAAAAAGGTGGCTTAGAACTTTAG
- a CDS encoding peptidase domain-containing ABC transporter, translating into MLSEFSQQQLSQQLTVSLGETLSEEELQSCVEAVEIVEPQVAKQFWQATEAKKGIYIILSGKVRLLDSANDLITTQSAGASFGELTLFAEEGFQPYAARASTNLKLCYLKQEILQGLMSKYPKVREHLHRRAELWDLLLLCRQNLELTRDTSVEEILKVLSLFTRYSLETGLLPREFTQHSKLWLIQKGELQNSQGYSLIPGNIYGTHQIGKREVTQPTVVYILKDFNWQIALEYWQQLADFANCKQKENLVLVDESRINHPSQPKQESLPSSKNIIPFPLAHRESQQEQKQKKQRPYFPSPKVRAGQMWGRLTQRYPFYAQQSASDCGAACLVMIGRFWGKRFSVNRLRDLANVSRNGSTLRAMAAAAETIGFTTRPVKASLDKLAQQPLPAIAHWESKHYIVIYEITKRKVIVSDPAIGQRTLTSAQFKEGWTGYALLLQPTAILKEAFEETEGFWRFFELVKPHSWVLLEVFAASLLIQIFGLITPLFTQLLLDRVIVQGSTLTLNAVGLGLLIFGLFRIAMTGLRQYLLDHTANRISLALLVGFIKHTFRLPLSFFESRYVGDIISRVQENQKIQRFLTGEALSICLDLLTVFIYVGLMFWYSWQMALIALAIVPPFFLLAILATPWFRRINRDIFSAIASESSYLIQALTGIRSIRSMAIEQTVRWHWEEQLNHLFKKMFGGQVVTNQLQIFSSTIESLVTTGLLWFGAWLVIQNQLTIGQLIAFNMLLGNIILPFKRLTVLWNQLQEVIISTERINDVLEAEPEEDLHSSSRRVLRRLRGQVQFENVTFRYHPESDINVLENLSFEIQPEQTVAVVGRSGSGKTTLSKLILGLYPPTNGRVLIDGHDVMNISLKSLRQQIGVVDQDTFLFGGTIQENISIAHPEATMDEIIEAARLAGADEFIQHLAMGYETQIGEGGGMLSGGQRQRLAIARALLGNPRFIIFDEATSHLDTQSEQIIQNNLKDILKGRTSLIIAHRLSTVRSADLILVLDRGVLVESGTHNELIARKGHYFYLNQQQLAQTN; encoded by the coding sequence ATGCTATCAGAGTTTTCCCAACAACAGCTAAGTCAACAACTTACTGTCAGCTTAGGTGAAACCCTTTCAGAAGAGGAATTACAGAGTTGCGTAGAGGCAGTGGAAATTGTTGAGCCACAGGTGGCCAAGCAGTTTTGGCAAGCAACAGAAGCCAAAAAAGGCATTTACATCATTCTTTCAGGAAAAGTCAGGCTCCTAGATAGCGCCAATGATTTAATCACCACTCAATCAGCAGGTGCGTCATTTGGTGAGTTAACTCTATTTGCGGAAGAAGGCTTTCAGCCTTATGCTGCTAGAGCCTCCACAAACTTAAAGCTTTGCTATCTTAAGCAAGAGATATTGCAAGGCTTGATGAGTAAATATCCCAAAGTTCGCGAGCATTTGCATAGACGTGCGGAGCTTTGGGATTTATTATTGTTGTGTCGCCAAAACTTGGAGTTGACTCGCGATACATCAGTAGAAGAGATACTCAAAGTCTTATCCCTGTTTACGAGATACAGCCTGGAAACTGGTCTTTTGCCACGAGAATTCACTCAACATAGCAAGTTGTGGTTAATTCAGAAAGGGGAACTGCAAAATTCTCAAGGTTATTCCTTGATCCCAGGTAATATTTATGGAACTCATCAAATAGGAAAACGGGAGGTAACTCAACCAACAGTTGTTTACATTCTGAAGGATTTTAACTGGCAAATAGCACTAGAATATTGGCAACAATTAGCAGACTTTGCAAATTGCAAGCAAAAGGAAAACTTAGTTCTTGTTGATGAAAGCAGAATTAATCATCCAAGTCAGCCCAAACAAGAATCCTTACCCTCCTCAAAAAACATCATTCCATTTCCACTTGCACACAGAGAGTCGCAGCAAGAACAGAAGCAAAAGAAACAACGTCCATATTTTCCCAGCCCCAAGGTAAGAGCGGGACAGATGTGGGGGCGTCTCACTCAGCGCTACCCCTTCTATGCACAACAAAGTGCTTCAGACTGTGGTGCAGCTTGCTTAGTCATGATTGGTCGTTTTTGGGGTAAGCGCTTTAGTGTCAATCGGTTGCGGGATTTAGCTAACGTTAGTCGTAATGGCTCAACTTTACGTGCTATGGCAGCAGCCGCAGAAACTATTGGCTTTACGACCCGACCTGTCAAAGCCAGTCTGGATAAGTTAGCACAACAACCCCTACCAGCGATCGCCCACTGGGAAAGTAAACACTATATTGTCATTTATGAAATTACAAAAAGAAAAGTGATTGTCAGCGACCCTGCTATTGGTCAGCGCACTTTAACAAGTGCCCAATTTAAAGAAGGTTGGACTGGGTACGCTTTGTTATTACAACCTACAGCCATACTAAAAGAAGCCTTTGAAGAAACTGAAGGTTTTTGGAGATTTTTCGAGTTAGTCAAACCCCACTCCTGGGTTTTACTTGAAGTGTTTGCTGCTTCATTGTTAATTCAAATATTTGGGCTAATCACGCCATTGTTTACTCAGTTACTGCTAGATCGAGTCATTGTGCAAGGTAGCACCCTCACATTAAACGCTGTCGGTTTAGGATTGCTGATTTTTGGGTTGTTCCGGATTGCTATGACTGGACTGCGGCAATATCTGCTGGATCACACTGCTAACCGCATTAGTCTGGCACTGTTAGTGGGTTTTATCAAACATACCTTCCGCTTACCCTTGTCGTTCTTCGAGTCGCGTTATGTCGGCGATATTATTTCTCGCGTTCAAGAAAATCAAAAGATTCAGCGCTTTCTTACAGGAGAGGCATTGTCAATTTGCCTAGATTTATTGACAGTGTTTATCTATGTGGGATTGATGTTTTGGTATAGCTGGCAAATGGCATTGATAGCGCTTGCGATCGTACCGCCATTTTTTCTACTAGCAATACTGGCTACACCTTGGTTTCGTCGCATCAACCGCGATATTTTTAGTGCCATAGCGAGTGAAAGCAGCTATTTGATTCAAGCTCTTACAGGTATTCGTTCCATCCGCTCAATGGCAATTGAACAAACGGTACGTTGGCATTGGGAGGAGCAATTGAATCATTTGTTCAAAAAAATGTTTGGCGGGCAAGTTGTTACCAACCAGCTACAAATTTTCAGTTCTACTATTGAATCTTTGGTAACAACAGGACTACTGTGGTTTGGGGCATGGCTGGTGATTCAAAATCAACTGACTATTGGGCAATTAATTGCCTTTAATATGTTGTTAGGAAACATTATCTTACCTTTCAAGAGGTTAACGGTTCTGTGGAATCAACTACAAGAAGTCATTATTTCTACTGAACGCATTAATGATGTTTTAGAAGCGGAACCAGAAGAAGATTTACACTCATCATCTCGACGTGTACTACGTAGACTTCGCGGTCAAGTTCAGTTTGAGAATGTGACTTTCCGCTATCACCCAGAAAGCGATATTAACGTGCTGGAAAATCTCAGCTTTGAAATTCAGCCAGAGCAAACTGTGGCAGTCGTAGGGCGTAGTGGTTCTGGAAAAACAACCCTATCTAAATTGATTTTGGGTTTGTATCCACCAACGAATGGCAGGGTGTTAATTGATGGTCATGATGTTATGAACATTTCCCTCAAATCACTACGCCAACAGATTGGTGTAGTGGATCAAGATACATTTTTGTTTGGAGGTACAATTCAGGAAAACATTAGTATTGCTCATCCAGAAGCCACGATGGACGAGATTATCGAAGCAGCACGTCTGGCTGGAGCCGATGAATTTATTCAGCATCTGGCAATGGGTTATGAAACTCAAATTGGTGAAGGTGGTGGTATGCTTTCCGGAGGACAACGCCAACGCCTAGCTATTGCCCGTGCTTTGTTAGGAAATCCTCGTTTTATCATTTTTGATGAGGCTACAAGTCATCTAGATACGCAATCAGAACAGATAATTCAAAACAACTTGAAAGATATTCTTAAAGGGCGTACTAGCTTGATTATTGCTCATCGCCTTTCTACTGTACGCAGTGCTGATTTAATTCTAGTTTTAGACCGAGGTGTATTAGTTGAAAGCGGGACTCACAATGAATTGATTGCTAGAAAAGGACATTACTTCTACCTTAACCAACAGCAGTTGGCTCAAACAAATTGA
- a CDS encoding helix-turn-helix domain-containing protein, which yields MSHQLSPTQGFESYDFTDSKFLTPFQRQTLLKNLQTNLQPEYRRRLEIMLLADMGKSQTQICQILGCSQEMARYWSSVAEAGLAHKWQERPIGRPKTVNDQFMERLKELVSRSPRDYGYPFTTWTAQWLSKHLAQEFGIEITDRHINRLLKQMGLSTKRNCSSDKKTTDSPKDTGIKICDLQSNSESSFHWSINLFQTGIQSKSII from the coding sequence ATGTCACATCAATTAAGTCCAACACAGGGTTTTGAAAGCTATGACTTTACTGACAGCAAGTTCTTAACGCCTTTTCAAAGGCAGACATTGCTGAAGAATTTGCAAACTAATTTGCAACCAGAGTACCGACGTAGGTTGGAAATTATGTTACTGGCAGATATGGGGAAATCTCAAACTCAAATTTGTCAGATTTTAGGCTGTTCTCAAGAGATGGCAAGGTATTGGAGTTCTGTAGCAGAAGCCGGTTTGGCACATAAATGGCAAGAGCGACCAATAGGCAGACCTAAGACTGTCAACGATCAATTTATGGAACGCTTGAAAGAATTGGTAAGCCGTAGCCCTCGTGATTATGGCTACCCATTTACGACATGGACTGCCCAATGGTTAAGTAAACATTTAGCTCAAGAATTTGGCATTGAAATCACCGATCGCCATATCAATCGCCTGCTAAAACAAATGGGGCTATCGACGAAACGGAACTGCTCGAGCGACAAAAAAACGACAGATTCTCCCAAGGATACTGGTATTAAGATTTGTGACCTGCAATCCAACTCTGAATCTAGTTTCCATTGGTCAATTAATCTTTTTCAAACAGGTATTCAGAGTAAGTCAATAATTTAA
- a CDS encoding peptidylprolyl isomerase gives MLNFLNISLKDIIFQLKVSYQIPGLVEAIAARKIIIDTAQKAGIKVDITSLQQAADSLRLANNLLKAEDTWMWLQKHHLTLEEFEQLAEINLLSANLASHLFADKVEPFFYEHQLDYLAAVTYEVVLDDEDVAWEVFYALIEGEMSFQECARQYIQNPELRRAGGYRGVRYRSNFPAEIAALVFAANPPQLLKPIVTSKGVHLLSVEEIIQPELNQQLRLKIMTDLFSTWLKEQIAELEIVTQLEPDSYSQTFPELLKLA, from the coding sequence ATGTTAAATTTCTTGAATATATCCCTAAAAGACATCATTTTTCAATTAAAAGTTTCCTATCAAATTCCAGGATTAGTAGAAGCGATCGCTGCTCGTAAAATTATTATAGATACTGCTCAAAAAGCAGGTATTAAAGTCGATATCACCTCACTACAACAAGCAGCAGATAGCCTGCGGTTAGCTAATAATCTACTAAAAGCCGAAGATACTTGGATGTGGCTACAAAAACATCATCTTACCTTAGAGGAGTTTGAACAATTAGCAGAAATAAACCTGTTATCTGCAAACTTAGCGAGTCATCTATTCGCTGACAAAGTTGAACCCTTCTTTTACGAACACCAACTTGATTACCTTGCAGCCGTTACCTATGAAGTTGTCTTAGACGATGAAGATGTAGCTTGGGAAGTTTTTTATGCTCTGATAGAGGGCGAAATGAGTTTCCAAGAATGTGCTCGCCAATATATCCAAAATCCAGAACTACGTCGCGCTGGCGGGTATCGTGGTGTGCGGTACCGCAGCAATTTTCCAGCAGAAATTGCTGCTCTTGTCTTTGCTGCAAATCCCCCTCAGTTACTCAAACCCATTGTTACCTCTAAAGGTGTCCATCTCCTCAGCGTTGAGGAAATTATTCAACCAGAATTAAACCAGCAGCTACGTTTGAAGATTATGACTGATTTGTTTTCTACATGGTTAAAGGAACAAATTGCGGAACTAGAAATTGTCACGCAGCTTGAACCAGACTCTTATTCTCAAACCTTTCCAGAACTTCTAAAACTGGCTTAG
- a CDS encoding peptidylprolyl isomerase yields MSNVLTVSVLDILYQIRISCQIPTLAEAIATRKIIIDTALKNGIKVEPEELQQAADQIRLANQLTKAEDTWAWLNKYHLTLDDFEDMAHTNILSNKLAIYLFEENVEKFFYQHQLDYTGAVTYEVIVDDEDVALELFYAVQEGEISFQEIVRQYVKEPEVRRAGGYQGIRRRTDFRPEIAAAVFATTPPQILKPIVTQKGVHLIWVEEIIQPELDEQLRVTILGDLFAAWLKQEIEKLEIVIQLEEKNCDAKDDLVKSMKAS; encoded by the coding sequence ATGTCAAACGTCTTGACTGTTTCTGTTTTAGATATCCTCTACCAAATTAGAATTTCATGCCAAATTCCTACCTTAGCCGAAGCGATCGCAACTCGGAAAATCATTATCGATACAGCCCTTAAAAACGGCATTAAAGTTGAGCCAGAAGAACTTCAACAAGCAGCAGACCAAATACGCCTAGCCAATCAACTCACGAAAGCAGAAGATACTTGGGCATGGTTGAACAAGTACCATCTTACTTTAGATGATTTTGAAGACATGGCACACACCAACATACTTTCTAATAAGTTGGCAATTTATTTATTTGAAGAAAACGTTGAAAAGTTCTTTTACCAACACCAGCTTGATTATACTGGAGCCGTAACGTATGAAGTGATTGTAGATGATGAAGACGTGGCATTAGAACTGTTTTATGCCGTGCAAGAAGGCGAAATTTCTTTTCAAGAAATCGTCCGTCAGTACGTCAAAGAACCAGAAGTTCGCCGTGCAGGAGGATATCAGGGTATTCGACGGCGAACGGATTTTAGACCAGAAATAGCAGCCGCTGTTTTTGCCACTACACCACCACAGATTCTCAAGCCAATTGTGACTCAAAAAGGAGTGCATCTCATTTGGGTCGAAGAAATTATTCAGCCTGAGTTAGACGAGCAATTGCGGGTTACAATTCTAGGAGATTTATTTGCAGCTTGGTTAAAGCAAGAAATAGAAAAATTGGAAATTGTAATTCAACTTGAGGAAAAGAATTGTGATGCCAAGGATGATTTGGTGAAATCAATGAAAGCGTCATAG
- a CDS encoding HlyD family efflux transporter periplasmic adaptor subunit — MPNQYQNSLLAETEQDELNNYTVSEPDTVEDAKDWFYGTEELLDALPRIWTRSLLYFLILFTAIALPWATLSKVDETGSARGRIEPKGATQKLDSPVLSSVIAVKVKEGDSVKAGQILLELDSDVLKSELKQVLDKLEGLQNRRNNLDLVKNQVLLSLQTQKQQNQAQQLAKLAQVEQAQQNFKTLKSMYNLQKEEKLAKVNQMQQAVKSSQAAHKLAEVRLQAAQEKVPRYQQAFNDGAISQDRFLEIKQLVKENDERVKQAQTEVSQAISSFQEQQSSYKRTLHQAKSEIEQAALHLQEVQRSYQSQIHTGKLTELKTEEQIKELQTQVNSLLWESVQTKSQVTSIKIQLQQRVVRAPIDGVIFELPLSKPGSVVQPGQKVAQIAPKHTTFVLKAQMPSEQSGFLKVGMPVKIKFDAYPFQDYGVVHGKVSQIAPDSKVVETNQGKVETFELDIALEQPYIQNGDKRIAITAGQTATAEVIVRQRRVIDFILDPFKKLQAGGLEL, encoded by the coding sequence ATGCCAAATCAATATCAAAATTCATTGCTTGCGGAAACGGAACAAGACGAGCTTAATAACTACACCGTCTCCGAGCCAGATACCGTAGAAGATGCCAAGGATTGGTTCTATGGCACCGAAGAACTACTAGACGCTTTACCACGAATCTGGACGCGATCGCTACTCTATTTTTTAATACTCTTTACAGCAATTGCCTTACCTTGGGCAACCCTATCAAAGGTGGATGAAACAGGTAGCGCGAGAGGACGTATTGAACCAAAAGGAGCCACTCAAAAATTAGACAGTCCAGTACTGAGTAGCGTGATTGCTGTAAAAGTTAAAGAAGGTGATAGTGTCAAAGCCGGACAGATTCTGTTGGAGTTGGACTCAGATGTCCTGAAATCAGAACTCAAACAAGTGTTAGATAAACTGGAGGGATTGCAAAATCGGCGAAACAACTTAGATCTCGTCAAAAATCAAGTGCTGCTGTCTCTACAGACTCAGAAGCAACAAAATCAGGCTCAACAACTAGCAAAGCTTGCTCAAGTAGAACAGGCGCAACAGAATTTTAAGACTCTCAAAAGTATGTATAACTTACAGAAAGAGGAAAAATTAGCTAAAGTCAATCAAATGCAGCAAGCTGTTAAATCTAGCCAAGCAGCCCATAAGTTAGCAGAAGTTCGCCTTCAAGCTGCTCAAGAAAAAGTTCCACGCTATCAACAAGCATTTAATGATGGTGCAATTTCACAAGATCGCTTTCTGGAAATAAAACAGTTGGTGAAAGAAAATGATGAGCGAGTTAAGCAAGCTCAGACCGAGGTATCTCAGGCTATATCCAGTTTTCAAGAACAACAAAGCAGTTATAAACGAACTCTTCACCAAGCTAAGTCAGAGATTGAACAAGCAGCACTCCATTTACAGGAAGTACAACGCAGTTATCAAAGTCAGATTCATACAGGTAAACTGACAGAGCTAAAAACAGAGGAACAAATTAAAGAACTGCAAACACAAGTGAATTCTTTGTTATGGGAAAGTGTTCAGACGAAAAGTCAAGTCACATCCATCAAGATTCAATTGCAGCAACGGGTAGTGCGTGCTCCCATAGACGGTGTGATTTTTGAGTTACCTTTATCCAAACCGGGTTCTGTTGTTCAACCCGGTCAAAAAGTTGCCCAAATTGCCCCTAAACATACTACTTTCGTGTTGAAAGCCCAAATGCCTAGCGAGCAAAGTGGTTTTTTGAAAGTGGGAATGCCAGTCAAAATTAAGTTTGACGCTTATCCTTTTCAGGACTATGGAGTAGTACACGGTAAAGTTAGCCAAATTGCACCTGACTCAAAAGTTGTAGAAACAAATCAAGGCAAAGTAGAAACTTTTGAATTAGACATTGCTTTGGAACAACCTTACATCCAAAATGGCGACAAACGGATTGCTATAACTGCTGGTCAGACAGCAACTGCTGAGGTGATTGTCCGTCAGCGTCGTGTCATCGATTTCATCTTAGATCCCTTTAAGAAGTTACAAGCAGGAGGTTTAGAGCTTTAG
- a CDS encoding peptidylprolyl isomerase encodes MPEQLEQAKPSTLTANKERSQDGISTPVIVPPATDIDIVTYLRHSAKFAEIATFAERDALILTNCEKLGITVSDEEWQAAGDAFRQEHKLWGTTETMAWLDQQRISLEDWSEGIRVSLLERKLKEHLFGALVDGGYINNRNRYRRVALSQILAADLATAWKIIHILREGHASFSALALEYSKGKQSQENGGFVGVRFLVELMTEIEQAITNVKEGDIVGPVQTKLGYHVLRVEKWFPTELNESVREQIMNSMFQVWIQNLKNFNQQ; translated from the coding sequence ATGCCCGAACAATTAGAGCAAGCAAAACCATCCACACTAACCGCTAACAAAGAGCGATCGCAGGATGGAATCTCTACTCCTGTGATAGTTCCTCCTGCAACAGACATTGACATTGTAACTTATTTACGACATTCAGCAAAATTTGCCGAAATCGCCACTTTTGCTGAGCGGGATGCATTGATTTTAACTAACTGTGAGAAGTTAGGAATTACAGTATCCGACGAGGAATGGCAAGCAGCTGGAGATGCTTTCCGTCAAGAACACAAATTGTGGGGAACTACAGAAACTATGGCTTGGCTTGACCAACAGCGCATCAGTTTAGAAGACTGGTCGGAAGGAATTAGAGTCTCTTTGTTAGAGCGAAAGCTCAAGGAACACCTGTTTGGCGCACTTGTAGATGGTGGTTATATTAACAACCGCAACAGGTACAGACGCGTAGCGCTCTCACAGATACTGGCTGCGGATTTAGCAACTGCTTGGAAAATCATCCATATATTGCGAGAGGGTCACGCTTCTTTCAGTGCTTTAGCTTTGGAATACTCAAAAGGTAAACAGTCCCAAGAAAATGGAGGCTTTGTTGGAGTTCGTTTTTTGGTAGAACTCATGACAGAAATTGAGCAAGCTATTACCAATGTTAAAGAAGGCGACATTGTTGGTCCGGTTCAAACAAAATTAGGATATCATGTTCTGCGTGTAGAAAAATGGTTTCCAACAGAACTTAATGAATCGGTGAGAGAGCAAATCATGAACTCAATGTTTCAAGTTTGGATTCAGAATTTGAAGAATTTCAACCAGCAGTAG
- a CDS encoding M10 family metallopeptidase C-terminal domain-containing protein: MLTVVDFSSGYNISGLTESSSNNSYSGSVVIAGGDGNDALVGDYGDDVIYGGNGDDTIDGGYGNDVLSGGRGADTLTGGEGKDTFLFSDYPFYDGTPTQTDVLTDFRFAEDKVSFNKQQFGVDKLTFQAGNSSQLYGDSNLLVLLDPFPNAAAAAKAIADNNAITATKGFFVYFNLNLGFSRVVYSQDLNQGGSISVLGNLVNQTDITNQALFTAQNFDLG; encoded by the coding sequence ATGCTAACTGTGGTAGATTTTTCCAGTGGTTACAACATTTCTGGATTGACAGAATCTAGTAGCAACAACAGTTACTCAGGCTCTGTTGTCATTGCTGGCGGAGATGGCAATGACGCTCTTGTTGGTGATTATGGTGACGACGTAATCTATGGTGGGAATGGCGACGATACCATTGATGGTGGGTACGGTAACGATGTCCTTAGTGGTGGTCGTGGAGCAGACACTCTCACTGGCGGAGAGGGTAAAGACACCTTCTTGTTCTCTGATTACCCATTTTATGATGGTACACCAACACAAACAGATGTGCTGACGGATTTCCGATTTGCAGAAGATAAGGTGTCCTTTAATAAACAGCAGTTTGGCGTTGACAAACTCACTTTTCAAGCCGGAAATAGCTCCCAGCTTTACGGAGATAGCAATCTACTCGTTTTGTTAGACCCATTTCCCAATGCTGCTGCTGCTGCAAAAGCGATCGCAGATAACAATGCCATTACAGCAACAAAAGGTTTTTTTGTCTACTTCAACCTTAACCTCGGCTTTTCCCGAGTCGTTTACTCCCAAGACCTCAATCAAGGTGGTTCGATAAGTGTTCTTGGTAACTTAGTAAATCAAACAGATATAACTAACCAAGCTCTATTCACTGCTCAAAACTTTGACCTTGGTTGA